CTATAATCTCTTTTAACCAGTTCATTACTCAAGCCATGCAAAAGTTCTTTTGCAGTATCCTCAGACATTGCGCCGTAATCTTCAGCACTTCCAGATATAAAGACACTATTCTTTCTAAAGGATTTCTCAATCATTTTTAGAATGCTGGTTATTTCTTGGTATTCATCTACTAAAATGGTATTAATTGAGAACCTTTTTAAATCGTTGATCTGTAATTCCTGTTTTATCTTTGCATAATCATAATCCTCTTTATTGCCAAATTCTGATTCTACAATTCTTCTCAGGAAACAATAGTGCGGACGTTGATTCCCTTCGAGCCTTATTCTTATACGACTAAGGATATAGTTCAAGTTTGGATCATTGAAACTGAAACCTATAAACAAGAATGTTTTTGATACCAAGTCGCCTTGCAAGGCAGTAGTAAACAACGAGTGCGTCAGCTCATACTTTTCATAATCATCCCGTGTTATAACTGCCTTATGAACTTGACTTACATCCCCATGCATTTTATAAACAACTGCATCTCTGTCACTTAATGTTAGCGCAAGATTTTCCGGTTCAATTTTCACATCAGGTTTTTTACCAATATCCCTGAGCGCAGTTTCAATTAAAGTGTCGTAATTAGATGTCCAATATGTCGTAATAGGTAATCTGGCTAAAATCCTATGATTCTCAGTAATGGATGCACGCCTTTGAAATTCGTCGGTGATAATTTGGTTAAGCTTACCTCTTCCACCATTTTCATTACTGTAGTACTGAGCAAGAGATACCAGGTCATGTTGTTCTCTTTCTACTTTTAAACGAAGCTCTTCAGCAACG
The DNA window shown above is from Thermicanus aegyptius DSM 12793 and carries:
- a CDS encoding SIR2 family protein; the encoded protein is MQNLKGFIDDFSKALKENNAAIFAGAGLSSGAGYVNWTELLRSVAEELRLKVEREQHDLVSLAQYYSNENGGRGKLNQIITDEFQRRASITENHRILARLPITTYWTSNYDTLIETALRDIGKKPDVKIEPENLALTLSDRDAVVYKMHGDVSQVHKAVITRDDYEKYELTHSLFTTALQGDLVSKTFLFIGFSFNDPNLNYILSRIRIRLEGNQRPHYCFLRRIVESEFGNKEDYDYAKIKQELQINDLKRFSINTILVDEYQEITSILKMIEKSFRKNSVFISGSAEDYGAMSEDTAKELLHGLSNELVKRDYRVISGFGLGVGSYVINGALDCLQSERKSRIENNLVLRPFPQKASGGKSLPELWDFYRRNMIAEAGIAIFLFGNKRVDGKIVNAEGVRNEFEIAYSMGVNVIPVGVTGFQTRILWEEVMNDFPKYYPEVQVFKPWFEILGSTSIPDEIINTIMKIIDEIRRRI